Below is a genomic region from Deinococcus misasensis DSM 22328.
CTGGGCGCTGGCAACAGGAATCAGGAGGCTCAGGGAGAGAACAAGTCGGGCGGTTTTTTTCATGGCATCCTCCGGCATTCCGCTGGGCACTGGACCCCGGAATGGTTTTGCTTGAACGTTAAAGCAACGCTAACATTCCTTGCAAAATCTGTCAAGCGCTTTTTTTGGAAGGGTTTTGTGGGGTCGAAAGACCCAGATCTGCCATTTTGAAAGGCCACGTGCAGCTGTTGAGGCAGTGAAAATGGTTCTGTAGTGAAGGTGTTTTGAGCTGACCAACAACGTTGGTTTTTCTGCAGAACGTTTGTTGTCTCAACAAAGCACACCCCAAGTGGCTTTTGGTTTTGGTTTGTGGAAAAACAGGACTTGACACCTCAAAAGTCCAGTGCTAGTTTTGATTTAACGTTCAATCATTGAACTTCATCCTGATCCCCCACAGGTGCCCCGAGCACCGAAAGGACCCCCATGCACTTCCACGCCCTGCCCCTGCACACTGGCCTGCACACCCTCACCACTCCCACCTGCGACCTCTTGCAGTTTCACTTCCTGAAACTCCAGCAAGGTGAGGAGCACACCTTTTCCACCCAGAGCCGGGAATTTCTGCTGGTGATGCTCTGTGGTACCGCCCAAGTTCAGGTGAATGAACACACCTTCAAGGAGATCGGCAACCGCCCGGATGTGTTCTCGGGATTGCCCCACAGCGTGTACCTGCCCTGCCAGCACACCGTGACCATCACTGCCCACACCGACATCGAAGTGGCCCTGCCTTCCGCCCCGAGCGATCTCGACACCTCGCCTTACGAAATCCGTCCCGAGCAAGTTCGCACTGGCACGTGGGGCAGGTTGAATTTCACCCGCCATTACCGCGAAATTCTGGTGGAACCCAACGGCATGCCCGCCTGCAAACTGATTGCCGGAGAAACCGTCACCCCCTCTGGGAATTGGAGCACCTTCCCGGCCCACAAACACGAAATCAACCTTGGAAACGAAGTTCACCACGAAGAAATCTACTACTTCCGCAACAGCTCACCTGACGGCTGGGGGGTGGTCCGCCATTACAGCCCGGAACGTCACCATGACGACCTGCACGTGGTGAAAGACCACACCCTGCTGGAAATGCCACACGGCTACCACACCTACGTGGCGGCCCCCGGAAGCCAGAGTTACTACCTGTGGTTTCTGGCCGGAGATGGACGCAAACAGGGCACCACCCTTGAACCCACCGCCGAATGGATCACCCGGCACACCGGAGACCTGTGAAGTTGTTCAGTCTGCGTGGCAAAACCGCTCTGGTGACCGGAGGGGCCACTGGCATCGGACAGGCCATGGCCCTCACGCTTGCGGAAGCTGGAGCGCAGGTGGCTTTCACCTCACACACCAGCCCCCCCGACGAAACCCTCAGCCAGCTCAAAACGTTTGCTGTGCCCTTTCTGCACCTGCCCTGCGACCTGCAAACCGTGCCAGCCAGAGACCTGCTTGAGCAGGTGGAACACCACCTCGGGCCGGTGGACATTCTGGTGAACAACGCAGGGATCATTCGCCGTCAGGAGGCCGACCAGTACAGTGAAGAAGACTGGAACGAGGTGGTCAACACCAACCTCAACACCGTCTGGAAAATCAGTCAGGCTGCCGGAAGAAGCATGCTGCAAAGGGGATCTGGAAAAATCATCACGGTGGCTTCCCTTCTGTCGTTTCAAGGAGGCATCCGGGTTCCGGCTTACACCGCATCCAAACATGCCGTGATGGGACTCACCCGCGCCCTTGCCAACGAATGGGCAAGCCGGGGGGTCAACGTGAACGCCATTGCTCCGGGATACATTGAAACCCACAACACCCAACCCCTGCGCACCGATCCCAAACGCAAGGAAGCCATTCTGGAACGCATTCCGGCAGGTCGGTGGGGCACCCCGAGCGACCTCTCTGGGGCCACCCTCTTTCTGGCCTCTGCTGCGTCCGATTACGTGCATGGCCACACGCTGGTGGTGGATGGAGGCTGGCTTGCTCGCTGAACGCCTGAAAGGACACCCCCCCATCGTGGGGGTTTTGCGGGCCTCCAGCCGGGAACTGGCGGTTCGCGCAGCCATGGCCGCCATCCAGTCGGGGCTGTCCTGCATCGAGCTGACCTTCACCACCCCCGAGGCGCACCGGGCCGTGCAAGACCTGCGATTGATCTGCGGACCTGAAGTGTTGATTGGGCTGGGCAGTGTGACCTGTGCAGAGCAATTGCACATGGCACAGCACGCTGAAGCGGATTTTCTGGTCAGTCCCCACCTCGACCCAGAGCTGCTGATTCAGGCCCAAAGCCTCGGACTGGAATATGTGCCAGGTGCATTCACCCCCAGTGAGGTGGTGCAAGCCCTTAAGCATGGGGCCAAAACCATCAAGGTGTTCCCGGCCAGCAGGCTTGGGCCAGCGTATTTCAAGGACCTCGCAGGCCCTTTGCCGGGACTGTCCCTGATGGCCACCGGAGGGATTTCTGCTGACAATTTGCAGGCGTACCTGCAGGCCGGAGCCCGCATGGTGGGGGTGGGCAGCATCTTCCCAACAGCAGCTCTGGAAAACCGCCAGTGGGACGTGATCCAACAAAAAACGCTAGAGGTCTTGCACACCGCACAGGTGCCCGCATGAAAATCCTCGGCATCGGTGAAGCCATGCTGGAACTCAGCAGCGCACAATCCCTCTCTTTGACCCCCACTTTTCAGCGCAGTTACGGCGGAGATGTGCTCAACACCCTGCTGACCCTGCAACGCCTCGGGCACACCACCTGCTTTTTCACCCGGCACGCCCGGGACCCTTTCGGAGAAGGCCTGCTGGACCTGCTTGCCCGAGAGGGCATGCACACCGTTCCGATCAGCAGTGACAGACCCACCGGGGTGTACTTCATCCGGGTGGATGAAAACGGCGAACGGGAATTCCTGTACCACCGGCAGGGCTCCGCAGCCAGCACCCTCAGCCCCGAGGATTTCTCTGAGAAAACCCTTGAAGGTTTTGACGTGCTGTTCATCAGCGGCATCACCCAGGCGATTTCCAGAAGTGCCAGAGCCACCACCTTCAAAGCCGCCCGACTTGCCCAGCAGATGGGCCTGAAAGTGGTGTTTGACCCCAACTTTCGCCCAGGGCTCTGGTCTTCACAGGGGGGAGGGGCGGAAGCCAGCAAAGCCTACAGGGAAGTGCTGCCTTTCGTGGATGTCCTGCTGCCCAGTTTCCCAGCGGACCTCACCCCCACAGGGCAAAGTGCAGCCTCCCCTCTGGAGGCCCTTGAGGGCTTTCAGGCGCCTCTGGTGGCCCTCAAATGTTCCGGGCAAGGCGTGTGGATCAAAGCAGAAGCTGGCATCTGGCATGTGCCCACCGTGCCCGTGAAACCGGTGGACACCACCGGAGCAGGGGACGTGTGGAACGCTGCTTTCCTGCACCACCTGTGGCAAGATGGAGCCGTCTCTGCTGCTCGGTTTGCACACCGACTGGCCGGACAGGCCGTGCTTCACCGGGGGGCACTCCCTCCCCGGAAGATGTTTCAGGAGGACACCCCATGCTGAACGAAACCCGAGCCGTGCTCGAACAGGCCTTGCAGGTGGCCCTGCACAAAATTCGCCTCAACCTGCCCCACTTTCAGGAGGTGTTCCCCAACGACCACACCACCGGAGACCGTTACCTGCCCCGCATCGCAGAACCCGAGCACAACTGGGCCACCGGGCAAAACGTCGGCTGGACCACCGGATTCTGGACGGGCATGCTGTGGCTTGCCCATCAGGTGACCGGAGAAAGGCCTTTTTGCACGGTGGCCCAGCAGCACACCCGCAGTTTTCAGGAACGTCTGGAAAAAGGCATCAACGTGGACATGCACGACCTCGGGTTTCTCTATGTGCCGTCCTGCGTGACAGATTTTCAGGTGACGGGCACTCCAGTGGCCCGCGAAGTGGCGCTCAGGGCCGCCGATCAACTCCTCACCCGTTTGCTGCCCGAAGCAGGCATTTTGCAAGCATGGGGCGACAAAAATGACCCCCAGCACGCCGGACGCATGATCATCGACTGCCTGCTGAACTTGCCTTTGCTGCACTGGGCCACCCTCACCTCCGGAAACCCCCAATACCAGCAGGTGGCCCGGTCCCACACCGAGCAATCCGCCCGCTTTCTGGTGCGTGAAGACCACACCACCTACCACACCTACCGCTTTGATCCCCACACCGGAAAACCCCTCGGGGGCAGCACCCATCAAGGGGCAGGGGACCAGTCCTGCTGGGCCAGAGGGCAAGCGTGGGGCATTTACGGTTTCGCTCTGGCCTACAGCCACCTCAAAGAAGAACGTCACCTGCAACTGGCCCTGGACCTGCTGGATCACTTCATGCGAAACCTGCCCGAGGACGGCATCGCCTACTGGGATTTGTGTTTCACCACCGGCAGTCTGGAACCGCGTGACAGCAGTGCCAACGCTGTGGTGGTCTGTGCCCTGCTGGAATTGGCCGAACAGATGGACGATCCCCACCTGAAAGAACAGCACCAGGGTGCAGCCATCCGCATGCTGTTGCAACTTGTTGAACACTGCGCCACCCGCCTGCACGAACCTGCCACTGGCCTCCTCAAATACGGGGTGTACAGCAAACCCCACGGTGTGGGGGTCAGTGAAGCCAACCTCTGGGGGGATTATTACTACCTGGAAGCCCTGGTGCGTTTGTTGCACGGCATCCGGCCTGCTTCCTCGGTGTGTTTGCAAAACTGAATTCTGGACCCCGAGCATGCATCCAAGCGTGCCGGGGTTTTCAAGGTGCTTTTGAGGTGGTTTGCCGGACCACCAGAGCACACTCCACCTGCACATCTGAGACCTGCTGGTTCTGCAACTGCAACACCAGCAATTCCAGAGCAGACCCAGCCACTTCCCGCACTGGATAATGCACGGTGGTGAGGGGCAAAGCCCCATGACGGGCCTCCGGGATGTCATCAAAACCCAGCACCGAAACGTCTTCTGGAACCCGCAAACCTGCCTCTGCAAGGGCGTCCATGGCCCCCAGAGCTGAAAGGTCATTGGCAGCAAACACCGCAGTGGGACGCACTTGGGATTGCAGAAGGTGCTTCATGGCTTGCTTGCCCCCATCACGTGTGAAGT
It encodes:
- the kduD gene encoding 2-dehydro-3-deoxy-D-gluconate 5-dehydrogenase KduD, encoding MKLFSLRGKTALVTGGATGIGQAMALTLAEAGAQVAFTSHTSPPDETLSQLKTFAVPFLHLPCDLQTVPARDLLEQVEHHLGPVDILVNNAGIIRRQEADQYSEEDWNEVVNTNLNTVWKISQAAGRSMLQRGSGKIITVASLLSFQGGIRVPAYTASKHAVMGLTRALANEWASRGVNVNAIAPGYIETHNTQPLRTDPKRKEAILERIPAGRWGTPSDLSGATLFLASAASDYVHGHTLVVDGGWLAR
- a CDS encoding glycoside hydrolase family 88 protein, with translation MLNETRAVLEQALQVALHKIRLNLPHFQEVFPNDHTTGDRYLPRIAEPEHNWATGQNVGWTTGFWTGMLWLAHQVTGERPFCTVAQQHTRSFQERLEKGINVDMHDLGFLYVPSCVTDFQVTGTPVAREVALRAADQLLTRLLPEAGILQAWGDKNDPQHAGRMIIDCLLNLPLLHWATLTSGNPQYQQVARSHTEQSARFLVREDHTTYHTYRFDPHTGKPLGGSTHQGAGDQSCWARGQAWGIYGFALAYSHLKEERHLQLALDLLDHFMRNLPEDGIAYWDLCFTTGSLEPRDSSANAVVVCALLELAEQMDDPHLKEQHQGAAIRMLLQLVEHCATRLHEPATGLLKYGVYSKPHGVGVSEANLWGDYYYLEALVRLLHGIRPASSVCLQN
- the iolB gene encoding 5-deoxy-glucuronate isomerase encodes the protein MHFHALPLHTGLHTLTTPTCDLLQFHFLKLQQGEEHTFSTQSREFLLVMLCGTAQVQVNEHTFKEIGNRPDVFSGLPHSVYLPCQHTVTITAHTDIEVALPSAPSDLDTSPYEIRPEQVRTGTWGRLNFTRHYREILVEPNGMPACKLIAGETVTPSGNWSTFPAHKHEINLGNEVHHEEIYYFRNSSPDGWGVVRHYSPERHHDDLHVVKDHTLLEMPHGYHTYVAAPGSQSYYLWFLAGDGRKQGTTLEPTAEWITRHTGDL
- a CDS encoding bifunctional 4-hydroxy-2-oxoglutarate aldolase/2-dehydro-3-deoxy-phosphogluconate aldolase, with amino-acid sequence MLAERLKGHPPIVGVLRASSRELAVRAAMAAIQSGLSCIELTFTTPEAHRAVQDLRLICGPEVLIGLGSVTCAEQLHMAQHAEADFLVSPHLDPELLIQAQSLGLEYVPGAFTPSEVVQALKHGAKTIKVFPASRLGPAYFKDLAGPLPGLSLMATGGISADNLQAYLQAGARMVGVGSIFPTAALENRQWDVIQQKTLEVLHTAQVPA
- a CDS encoding sugar kinase, translating into MKILGIGEAMLELSSAQSLSLTPTFQRSYGGDVLNTLLTLQRLGHTTCFFTRHARDPFGEGLLDLLAREGMHTVPISSDRPTGVYFIRVDENGEREFLYHRQGSAASTLSPEDFSEKTLEGFDVLFISGITQAISRSARATTFKAARLAQQMGLKVVFDPNFRPGLWSSQGGGAEASKAYREVLPFVDVLLPSFPADLTPTGQSAASPLEALEGFQAPLVALKCSGQGVWIKAEAGIWHVPTVPVKPVDTTGAGDVWNAAFLHHLWQDGAVSAARFAHRLAGQAVLHRGALPPRKMFQEDTPC